The Candidatus Planktophila sp. genome contains the following window.
GTGAAATGAGGACATAACACGCTTGTCTAATAGTTTTTCAATGACAACGGCTTGGGTATTAGATGAGATGTCCATGCTGGAATATCCCAAACCCATCACAAATAAACCTGCAATTAAAGTGATCGGTGAAGTTGAAAATCCCATCAGAATGAGACCCACCGGCATGATGATCACTGCACCATTAATAATTGGTTTAGTTCCGAACGTGTGAATAAGGCGGCCAGCAAGTTGTGCACCAATGACTGCACCAATTGTGCTTGATAATAAGATTAATCCGAGTTGACCATTATTTAGCCCATTGGCATCACGAATCTCGGGAATACGGGCGACCCATGCCATCGATACAACACCCATAAAGAAAAAAGTTGCCCACAGGCCATTTCTGGCACGTTTTGCTAACTCAATCAAAATAAGGGCGTTTCTTAAGTCGATAGTGAACTGCGTTCAATATTCCCTGAAGAATTTCAGCTGGAGATGGAGGGCATCCTGGAATTAAATAATCAACTTTAATCACATTCGAGGCTGCACCAATAGTTGCATAGCTCTCACCAAAAATCCCACCGGTGACTGCGCAATCTCCCACTGCCACAACCAATTTTGGATCAGGTATGGCTTCATGGGTGATTAAGAGCGCTGAGAGCATATTGCGCGAAATAGGACCAGTAATTAATAGCATGTCAGCGTGTCGTGGGCTGGCGACGAATTTTATCCCTAAGCCTTCCAAGTTGTAATAAGCATTTCCTAAAGCATTGAGTTCGAGTTCGCATCCATTACAACTTCCAGCATCAACTAAACGTATAGTTAATGCGCGACCTAAAACTTTTAAAATTTCATCCTGAATATTGTTGATTGCCACCAAATCCAAAGCTGTGGGAACATTTTCTCTAATAATCCCAGTTTTCCGAATCTGCTTTAGTGTTGCCCACATCATCGATCATGGCCTGAATATGTGAGATTAAAAGATTTATTAATGAGAGGAAAGTCTGGCACGATATCTCCAATCACTGCGTAATCTAAAGCGGGCCAATTTTGCCATGAGGGATCATGAATGTGTGCACGATCTATCTGACCAGTCTGATCTAAGTGTAGTCCTGCGAAAATGCCGCCTCGCCAGCCTTCAACCCAACCAAAACCAAAAGTTGATTTTTTGGGGGGATTGCACGTTGATTGGGTTTGACCTTCCGGAAGTCCTGCGGCGATCTCACTTATTAATCGTAAGGATTCAAAAATTTCATCAAACCTCACGCTTACTCGCGCCGCTACATCTCCATTCTCTGCACCAGAAATATTGAAATTTAGTTCTGAGTAGGGATAGGTAGGAAATAACTCTCGGGCATCTTCTTTTATGTCACTTGCACGAGCAGCCAAGCCTGTTAATCCTAATTTATTCGCAACATCTTTGCTCACCTTTCCGGTGGATATAAATCGATCTTGCAATCCCGTGTGCTCCTCATAAATTCCTTTAAGAATTTTTACTTCTTTCAAAGTATGTTCGCATTGTTTTATAATCTCTGCAACATCCTCCCTATTAATGTCATAGAAAGTTCCTCCTGGAATTACGCAGTCCATAATTAATCGATGCCTAAAGAGAGTTTTATTTAACCTTATCCATTGTTCCTTCAAAATCATGAATTGCGTAAGACCAAAAGTAAAGCCAGCATCATTGCCGATTGCCCCTAAGTCACCTAAATGATTGGCGACTCTTTCACGTTCAAGCATCAAAGCCCTTAACCAAAGAGCCCGATTGGGAACTTTCCACTTCCATGCCGATTCTAGTGCCATGCAATATGCCCACGAGTAGGCAACTGTCGAATCTCCGCAAATTCTGCTAGCTAGTTGGACTCCATTTAACCCTGAATACCTCTCAAAGGCCTTATCAACTCCTTTATGTGCATATCCGAGGCGCTGTTCTAATCGAAGTATCTTTTCTCCGACGACAGAAAATCTAAAATGGCCCGGTTCTATGATTCCGGCATGAACTGGCCCAACTGCAATTTCATGAACACCGTCTCCAATGACATTAATAAATGAATATTCATCTAATTGCTTCTCTTTGGATACTTCTAGACCAAAGAATTCTTTACGAAGTGGAAAGTAACCATCTGGCCATGCGCCGTGACTTAACCAAGCACGCGTATCCAAGCTATTTGCAGCACTTACGCCGAGTAAGTCCCACATTGCTCTCTGCATTCGATTAGCGCAGGCGAACAGATTTGAAAGATCCGGATAACTTGTAACTCCGTTGGCCAATCGAAGAGACATCCCCTCTAAACCTACGTTCGAATCAAAAAAAACTGCATACATTGTGAAGGAACCTGGCGCACTTTGACGCCCCCAGAGCGTGACCAGTCGACCGTGATTCTCTGCAATCCTCAAGGCATTTTCTTGCCAACCTTGCTCATTAACGCGAGTGAGAATCATTACCTTAACCTCCTATTATCGCGACGGCCTGCAAGAACCATTGATTCAAGTAATTAGGAATATATAAGCCAAGCATTAATGCCAAACCTAAATGCAGAAACACAGGCAGGAGCGCTGGAGAATGAGGCAGGGGCTTTACATTTGTTTCTCCAAAAACCATAGGTTGTACGCGACTAAAGATCGCACCAAATGCAACGGCTAAGCCCAGTAAAAGGATGGGGGCCGCCCACGGCAGTTGGTGCATTGCGCTCGTTAAAATTAAAAACTCACTCGCAAAAATTCCAAATGGTGGCATGCCAAGAATCGCTAAGGTTCCCATCATCAAACCCCATCCAACTGTTGGGCTGACCTTAATGAGCCCCCTAATATCTTCCATCATCTGCGACTTTGCTTTTTGGGCAGCATGACCGACTGCAAAGAACACTGCCGATTTAGATAGGGCGTGTACGGTCATATGTAATAAGCCTGCAAAATTCGCAATTGGTCCACCCATACCAAAAGCAAACGTCATAATTCCCATATGTTCAATTGAAGAATAGGAAAACATTCGCTTGATATCTCTTTGCCTAAGCAAGGAGAATGCCCCAACAAGTACGGATAGAAGTCCAAAACCAATCATCAAATTACCAGCGAAATTATTATTCAAAGCGCCATCGGTCAATATCTTGCAGCGAATGACTGCATAGAGCGCAACATTTAACAAAAGTCCAGAGAGCACTGCTGAAATAGGGGTCGGGCCTTCAGCATGAGCATCAGGCAGCCAATTATGTAAGGGTGCTAAACCAACTTTTGTTCCATAGCCAACAAGAAGAAAAACAAAAGCTAACGACATGATTGTTGGATTGAGAATTGATTTCGACGCATTAAGGTTGGTCCATAAGAGAGGATTCAGACCCGGAGCAATAACTTTTTGGGATGCCATATATAAGAGAATTGTTCCCATGAGTGCCTGAGCAATACCGACACCACATAAAATAAAATACTTCCATGCTGCCTCAAGGCTTGCTGGAGTTCGATAAACCGAAACTAAGAGAACTGTGGTTAATGTAGCCGCCTCCATCGCGACCCACAAGATTCCCATATTGTTGGTAGTGAGGGCTAAAAGCATGCAAAAACTGAAGAGCTGGTACATACTAAAATAAAGGCGCATGCGACTGTGCGTCATTTTTCCGCGATCCTCTTCAATTCGCATATAGGGCCGGGAAAAAACCGAAGTTGTAAAACCAATAAATGCCGTAAGTGTGACAAGGAAAATATTCAGAGAATCAATGAAGAACTGGCTATTTAAGGCAAAAAGCGGGCCATCTGCGACAATTTTGATAGTTAAAAATAATGCCGCAAGCAAAGTTCCAAAACTAAAAGCTACATTCACGTTTCGCCCATGGGGCTTATGCCCCATGATTGCCAAAACTAAGGAGCCTAAAAGAGGTGCGGCAAAAACCAGAACGAGAGGGTTCAATTACTCCTCCTTCAGATTTTCTAAGTGCGAAATATCCAGACTTTCAAACTGTTCGCGAATTTGAAACATAAATACCCCGAGAATAAAAACTCCGACCAACACGTCGAGGGCTATTCCTAATTCAACAACCATGGGCATCCCATAAGTTGCCGAAGTCGCCGCAAAGACCAGAGCATTTTCCATGGATAGAAATCCGATTACCTGCGGGAGCGCTTTTGAACGTGTGATCATCATCATGAATGAAAGCAGAACACACGCTAATGCTATCCCTAGAGTCCCAGGCGTAACAGAAGTTGAGAGTTTAGAAATTGGTAGTGACAAATTGAAAGAGAAAATAACAAGTACAATTCCAACCAACATCATGCTAGGAATATTGATTAGAGTCTCAACATCCCATCGGATATCTAACCGCTTAATTAAGCGATGAAGAACCAATGGGATTAGAAAAACCTTTAGAGCAAGAGTCATTACCGCTGAGTAATAGAGATGTTCCTGATGAGTCACGAAAGCGACAATGCTCGTAGCAGATACTACTGTTAAACCCTGCATGGCATAGATATGTATTAAATTTATCACTCGCCGCTGAGCAAGCATTGCAAATGCCAATAGAAGAAGTATCGATGCGAAGAGGTTAATTAATTGAATACTTAATTCGGTCATAATTTTCATGCCCCCAGCAATATATAGGTCAGCATTCCGATAACTGCAAGTAAGAAAGCTGTGGCAAGAAATTCTGGAACTCTGAAAATGCGCATTTTCGCCGAAAATGTTTCAATCAGTGCGAGTAATATGCCAATAGAAAATAATTTAAAAATAAATAGAGGTATTGCATAGAGAAAGGAAGTATTAGATCCTGTCTCGTAGATACCCCATGGCAAAAACAATGCAATTCCGACCGATGAATAAGCAAATAGCTTTAAGGACGCTGCCCATTCAAGCAGAGCAAGATGACGCCCAGAATATTCGAGAATAAGGGCTTCGTGAATCATGGTCAATTCAAGGTGGGTGCTGGGATTGTCTACTGGAACTCGTGCATTTTCTGCCAAGAAAATTAAAATGAATGCAAAAGCTGCAAAAACTAGACTTGGATAAATTGCAAATGAACTTCCAGTCAGTGAATGAACAATTGTTATGAGAGACGTTGAATGTGCTATCAAAGATGATGTAAAGAAAATCATAAGAAGTGCTGGTTCCGCCAGAAAACCGACAAACATTTCACGTCTTGCCCCTAATGTTCCAAAGGCAGTTCCGATATCCATGGCGGCAAGAGAGATAAATATGCGAGCTAAAGCAAAAATTCCAACAAGTGCGATTGCATCTGCTGCCTTAGCTAAGGGTAATTCAGTAGAAAAGGTTGGAACGATGGCGCTAGCTAATACCATGCATCCGAAAACAAGATAGGGGGAAAAGCGAAACAATGGCGAAGCTGTGTCGGCCATGACAGAATCCTTATTGAAAAGTTTATGCAATGCTCTATATGGTTGCAAAATTCCTGGTCCTTTGCGGTTTTGGAGCCAGGCTCGAAGTTGACTCACCCAACCCATTAACAACGGGGCCAATAAAAGAGATGCTCCAGAAACAATTAACTGTAAAAAAATCTGTCTAAGGATCATAGTTTTACCCCTGGTACAAGAAGGAGCAGAAATATCAAAGTTATAAAGCTATACAGCAAATATATAGAAATTCTTCCTCTTTGAAGTCGTCCTACTAATGCAGATAAAAACTCTGTTAACCGAACAACAGGCATGTAGAGACCTTCCCAAAATTTGTCCGAAACAATCACCTCGTATTTCGGCTCGAGATCATCCGGCTTTGGAAGTTGACGCTTCATAGAAAAGAATGGTTCAAATACCTGCCTTATCGGTTGACCATACCCCTCTGCTGTATCTTGCATTCGAGAATTTGTCCAAGCATGCCCACCTGCCCACGTCGCCGAACGGCGAAGTCTGGCGTGGTAGAGAATCCGAACTAAAATAAATGTGAAGGCAATTGCAGTTGCAATTCCGATCAAGAAATACACTGGGCTATAACTAGCTCTTTCAATTGAAGTGGGGGTAAGAAGCCACCAACCATGTGATTTAGATTCACCAGCTAATCCCTGCCCGACCAGAACGCGCATAACGGGTTCCATTAGATCGATAGTGAGATTTGGTAGTAATCCAAGTAGTAACGTCACAACGGCAAGCCACACCATTCCAATTTTCTCAAATAGACCGGCGTCATGCGCATGATTCAATTTCTCTTCACGGGGTTGACCCAGGAAAACTACTCCAAAAAATTTCACCATCGCATAGCCAGCCAAAGCCGCGGTTAAAGCAATCGAAGCCGTCGCCACCGGAATAAACATGTTGAGTATTGGCTGTGGCAGATTTGGCGTAAATAGAAAACTTTGAAGTAATAACCATTCAGAGACAAAGCCTGAAAATGGAGGCAATCCAGAACTTGCAAGAACTCCAATAAATGCAAGCCATGCTACCCACGGCATAAATCGAATAAGTCCACCCAGCCGACCTAGATTTCTCTCCCCAGTTGCGTGTAAAACTGAGCCCGTGACAAGAAAGAGCAGGCTCTTGAAAACAGCATGCGCTGCCACGTGATACAGACATGCCGTTAGGGCTAGCGCTGCAATAGCGTTCATTCCATATGAATTAAATAAAAGAGCAAGACCCATTGCTGAAAAAAGAAGACCGATATTTTCAATTGACGAGTATGCCAACAATCGTTTCATGTCAGATTGCACGGCAGCAAAAATGACACCAAATAGTGCTGTGGCTAAACCAAGAACAAGTAAGAGGACTCCCCACCACCACAGATGAATATCTAGCAGGTCAAAACTAACGCGTAACATTCCATAAACAGCAATTTTCAACATAATTCCACTCATTAAAGCTGATACTGGCGAAGGTGCGGCAGGGTGAGCTTCGGGAAGCCAAATATGAAGTGGCAATATTCCAGCTTTTGCACCAAATCCAAAAACTGCTAGCACGAATGCGACAGATGCCCAAAATGGCGAGAGTGACTGAATACGCATATTGGAAAATGTGTAATCTCCGGAATTTGCCTGAAGCACACCAAAGGAGAGCAGCAGTGCAATAGCGCCTATATGCGCAACCAATAAGTAGAGAAATCCAGCTGCGCGGATTTTGGGCAATTTATGGTTGGCGGTAACAAGAAAATATGACGACATGGCCATGCTTTCCCAGGCCACCATGAACACATAAGCATCATCAGAGATCAGAACTAACGCCATACTCGCAATGAAGATATGGAACTCAAGAGCGAGAAGACCTGGGGCAGTTCCTGCAGAGTTCCGAAAATAACCAGCCGAAAAAATGGATACACCAAAAATTACAACCCCTAGAACTAGGAGAAAGAATGAGGAAAGTGCATCTAAGCGCAAATGAAAAATAAGCTGTGGTAATCCAATTGGCAATGTGCGACTTTCATCCACACCATTGCTCAATGCACGAAGAGCAAGCAGCGCTAATATCAATCCGCCTACTCCTCCGAGCGGGAAAAGAACTCGAGCAACAAAGGTAAATTTATGAAGAGTAAGAATTCCCAGGAATCCAATTACTAGCCAGCCTGATATGACCCACAAAACCAAATCTATTAGAGTCGGACTGGCCATGAGTTGCTAATCAAGCCTCCCGACTGAGTTAGGCACTTATACCTGCCGGGATTCATCATCCGTAGGCAATACCAGCATTATACGTTATTGTGCCAAAACACTCATTCTTAACTCTATCTCTTAACAAAACACTTTTCTCCCTCGATGCCGCCGAGATAGGATTCTCTAAGAAAGTCACATCTCACTTACATTTCAAGGAGCTACCGTGGACAACATAACCGCATTTAATAATCATCTTCCAGTTAAAGTTCGTTTTGGAGAAGGTGTAGCAGAGACTCTGCCGGCAGTTGTCGCAGAACTCGGTGCGAGTAGAGTCTTCTTGATGGTTGATAAAGATATTGAAAAATTCAACCCGGCTGCAGCAAAACTTATCGATCAAATGAAAACAGCTTCAGGCATTACCGTTACTCTCTTTGAAAAGCCCGCGGGTGAACCAACAATTCAAATGGTTGATGATGCGATCGCCGCATTAAA
Protein-coding sequences here:
- a CDS encoding NADH-quinone oxidoreductase subunit C produces the protein MILTRVNEQGWQENALRIAENHGRLVTLWGRQSAPGSFTMYAVFFDSNVGLEGMSLRLANGVTSYPDLSNLFACANRMQRAMWDLLGVSAANSLDTRAWLSHGAWPDGYFPLRKEFFGLEVSKEKQLDEYSFINVIGDGVHEIAVGPVHAGIIEPGHFRFSVVGEKILRLEQRLGYAHKGVDKAFERYSGLNGVQLASRICGDSTVAYSWAYCMALESAWKWKVPNRALWLRALMLERERVANHLGDLGAIGNDAGFTFGLTQFMILKEQWIRLNKTLFRHRLIMDCVIPGGTFYDINREDVAEIIKQCEHTLKEVKILKGIYEEHTGLQDRFISTGKVSKDVANKLGLTGLAARASDIKEDARELFPTYPYSELNFNISGAENGDVAARVSVRFDEIFESLRLISEIAAGLPEGQTQSTCNPPKKSTFGFGWVEGWRGGIFAGLHLDQTGQIDRAHIHDPSWQNWPALDYAVIGDIVPDFPLINKSFNLTYSGHDR
- a CDS encoding hydrogenase 4 subunit F, whose protein sequence is MNPLVLVFAAPLLGSLVLAIMGHKPHGRNVNVAFSFGTLLAALFLTIKIVADGPLFALNSQFFIDSLNIFLVTLTAFIGFTTSVFSRPYMRIEEDRGKMTHSRMRLYFSMYQLFSFCMLLALTTNNMGILWVAMEAATLTTVLLVSVYRTPASLEAAWKYFILCGVGIAQALMGTILLYMASQKVIAPGLNPLLWTNLNASKSILNPTIMSLAFVFLLVGYGTKVGLAPLHNWLPDAHAEGPTPISAVLSGLLLNVALYAVIRCKILTDGALNNNFAGNLMIGFGLLSVLVGAFSLLRQRDIKRMFSYSSIEHMGIMTFAFGMGGPIANFAGLLHMTVHALSKSAVFFAVGHAAQKAKSQMMEDIRGLIKVSPTVGWGLMMGTLAILGMPPFGIFASEFLILTSAMHQLPWAAPILLLGLAVAFGAIFSRVQPMVFGETNVKPLPHSPALLPVFLHLGLALMLGLYIPNYLNQWFLQAVAIIGG
- a CDS encoding NADH-quinone oxidoreductase subunit H; the protein is MILRQIFLQLIVSGASLLLAPLLMGWVSQLRAWLQNRKGPGILQPYRALHKLFNKDSVMADTASPLFRFSPYLVFGCMVLASAIVPTFSTELPLAKAADAIALVGIFALARIFISLAAMDIGTAFGTLGARREMFVGFLAEPALLMIFFTSSLIAHSTSLITIVHSLTGSSFAIYPSLVFAAFAFILIFLAENARVPVDNPSTHLELTMIHEALILEYSGRHLALLEWAASLKLFAYSSVGIALFLPWGIYETGSNTSFLYAIPLFIFKLFSIGILLALIETFSAKMRIFRVPEFLATAFLLAVIGMLTYILLGA
- the hyfB gene encoding hydrogenase 4 subunit B; amino-acid sequence: MASPTLIDLVLWVISGWLVIGFLGILTLHKFTFVARVLFPLGGVGGLILALLALRALSNGVDESRTLPIGLPQLIFHLRLDALSSFFLLVLGVVIFGVSIFSAGYFRNSAGTAPGLLALEFHIFIASMALVLISDDAYVFMVAWESMAMSSYFLVTANHKLPKIRAAGFLYLLVAHIGAIALLLSFGVLQANSGDYTFSNMRIQSLSPFWASVAFVLAVFGFGAKAGILPLHIWLPEAHPAAPSPVSALMSGIMLKIAVYGMLRVSFDLLDIHLWWWGVLLLVLGLATALFGVIFAAVQSDMKRLLAYSSIENIGLLFSAMGLALLFNSYGMNAIAALALTACLYHVAAHAVFKSLLFLVTGSVLHATGERNLGRLGGLIRFMPWVAWLAFIGVLASSGLPPFSGFVSEWLLLQSFLFTPNLPQPILNMFIPVATASIALTAALAGYAMVKFFGVVFLGQPREEKLNHAHDAGLFEKIGMVWLAVVTLLLGLLPNLTIDLMEPVMRVLVGQGLAGESKSHGWWLLTPTSIERASYSPVYFLIGIATAIAFTFILVRILYHARLRRSATWAGGHAWTNSRMQDTAEGYGQPIRQVFEPFFSMKRQLPKPDDLEPKYEVIVSDKFWEGLYMPVVRLTEFLSALVGRLQRGRISIYLLYSFITLIFLLLLVPGVKL